Proteins encoded in a region of the Pseudomonas sp. GOM7 genome:
- the glnL gene encoding nitrogen regulation protein NR(II) codes for MTINDALHRLLLDNLTTATLLLNSQLCLEYMNPAAEMLLAVSGQRSHGQFISELFTESPEALSSLRQAVEQAHPFNKREAVLTSVTGQTLTVDYAVTPLFSKGETLLLLEVHPRDRLLRITKEEAQLSKQETTKLLVRGLAHEIKNPLGGIRGAAQLLSRELPNEELKDYTNVIIEEADRLRNLVDRMLGSNKLPSLAMTNVHEVLERVANLIEAEAQGSVILVRDYDPSIPDLLIDREQMIQAVLNIVRNGMQAIAGQKHDMGLGRISLRTRTLRQFTIGHTRHRLVVKVEIMDNGPGIPPELQETIFYPMVSGRADGTGLGLAITQNIISQHQGLIECESHPGHTVFSIFLPLEQGATTP; via the coding sequence ATGACCATCAATGACGCGCTGCACCGCCTGCTACTCGACAACCTGACCACTGCCACCCTGCTACTCAACAGCCAGTTATGCCTTGAGTACATGAACCCGGCGGCGGAAATGCTCCTGGCCGTCAGCGGCCAGCGCAGCCATGGCCAGTTCATCAGCGAGCTATTCACCGAATCGCCCGAGGCGTTGTCGTCCCTGCGCCAGGCGGTGGAACAGGCGCACCCGTTCAACAAACGCGAAGCGGTGCTGACCTCGGTGACCGGGCAGACGCTGACCGTGGACTACGCGGTGACGCCGCTGTTCAGCAAGGGTGAAACCTTGTTGCTGCTGGAGGTGCACCCGCGCGACCGCCTGCTGCGCATCACCAAGGAAGAAGCCCAGCTATCCAAGCAGGAAACCACCAAGCTGCTGGTGCGCGGCCTGGCTCACGAGATCAAGAACCCGCTGGGCGGCATCCGTGGCGCAGCGCAACTGCTGTCGCGCGAGCTGCCCAACGAAGAGCTCAAGGACTACACCAACGTCATCATCGAAGAGGCCGACCGCCTGCGTAACCTTGTCGACCGCATGCTCGGCTCGAACAAGCTGCCGTCGCTGGCGATGACCAACGTGCACGAAGTGCTGGAACGGGTGGCCAACCTGATCGAGGCCGAGGCACAGGGCAGCGTCATTCTGGTGCGTGATTACGACCCGAGCATCCCCGACCTGTTGATCGACCGTGAGCAGATGATCCAGGCCGTGCTCAATATCGTGCGCAACGGCATGCAGGCCATCGCCGGGCAGAAGCACGACATGGGCCTGGGCCGCATCAGCCTGCGCACCCGAACCCTGCGCCAGTTCACCATTGGCCATACCCGCCACCGCCTGGTGGTCAAGGTGGAGATCATGGACAACGGCCCCGGCATCCCGCCGGAACTGCAGGAAACCATCTTCTACCCCATGGTCAGCGGTCGTGCCGACGGCACCGGCCTTGGCCTGGCCATCACCCAGAACATCATCAGTCAGCATCAGGGCCTGATCGAATGCGAGAGCCACCCAGGCCACACCGTGTTCTCGATCTTCCTGCCACTGGAACAAGGAGCGACCACGCCATGA
- the ntrC gene encoding nitrogen regulation protein NR(I), protein MSRNETVWIVDDDRSIRWVLEKALQQEGMSIQSFDSADGVLARLTRQQPDVIISDIRMPGASGLDLLARIRELYPRLPVIIMTAHSDLDSAVASYQGGAFEYLPKPFDVDEAVSLVKRAFQHAQEQQSLAAPAAQARTPEIIGEAPAMQEVFRAIGRLSHSNITVLINGESGTGKELVAHALHRHSPRAAAPFIALNMAAIPKDLMESELFGHEKGAFTGAANQRRGRFEQADGGTLFLDEIGDMPADTQTRLLRVLADGEFYRVGGHTPVKVDVRIIAATHQNLETLVQAGKFREDLFHRLNVIRIHIPRLADRREDIPTLANHFLARAAQELAVEPKLLKSETEDYLKHLPWPGNVRQLENTCRWITVMASGREVHVDDLPPELLTQPQDAAPVTNWEQALRLWADQALARGQSNLLDSAVPAFERIMIETALKHTAGRRRDAALLLGWGRNTLTRKIKELGMKVDGGDDDDSDD, encoded by the coding sequence ATGAGCCGCAACGAAACCGTCTGGATTGTCGACGACGATCGTTCCATCCGCTGGGTACTGGAAAAGGCCCTGCAGCAGGAAGGCATGAGCATCCAGAGCTTCGACAGTGCCGACGGCGTCCTCGCCCGCCTGACCCGCCAGCAGCCGGACGTGATCATCTCCGACATCCGCATGCCGGGCGCCAGCGGCCTCGACCTGCTGGCCCGCATCCGCGAGCTGTATCCGCGCCTGCCGGTGATCATCATGACCGCGCACTCGGATCTGGACAGCGCCGTGGCCAGCTATCAGGGCGGTGCCTTCGAGTACCTGCCCAAGCCGTTCGACGTCGACGAGGCGGTCTCCCTGGTCAAGCGCGCCTTCCAGCACGCCCAGGAGCAACAGAGCCTGGCCGCTCCGGCCGCCCAGGCACGTACCCCGGAAATCATCGGCGAAGCGCCGGCGATGCAGGAGGTGTTCCGTGCCATTGGCCGCCTGTCCCACTCCAATATCACCGTGCTGATCAACGGTGAATCCGGCACCGGCAAGGAGCTGGTGGCCCATGCTCTGCATCGCCATAGCCCGCGCGCGGCGGCTCCGTTCATCGCCTTGAACATGGCGGCGATCCCCAAGGATCTGATGGAGTCCGAGCTGTTCGGCCACGAAAAAGGCGCCTTTACCGGCGCAGCCAACCAGCGCCGTGGACGCTTCGAGCAAGCCGACGGTGGCACCCTGTTCCTCGACGAGATCGGCGACATGCCGGCCGATACCCAGACGCGCCTGCTGCGCGTGCTGGCCGATGGCGAGTTCTACCGGGTCGGTGGCCACACCCCGGTGAAGGTGGACGTGCGCATCATCGCCGCCACCCACCAGAACCTGGAAACCCTGGTGCAGGCCGGCAAGTTTCGCGAAGACCTGTTCCACCGCCTCAACGTCATCCGCATCCATATTCCACGCCTGGCCGACCGCCGCGAAGACATCCCCACCCTGGCCAACCACTTCCTCGCCCGTGCGGCGCAGGAGCTGGCAGTCGAGCCCAAGCTGCTCAAGAGCGAAACCGAGGATTACCTCAAGCACCTGCCCTGGCCGGGCAACGTGCGCCAGCTGGAGAACACCTGCCGCTGGATCACCGTCATGGCGTCGGGGCGCGAGGTGCATGTCGACGACCTGCCGCCCGAGCTGCTGACCCAGCCGCAGGACGCCGCCCCGGTAACCAACTGGGAGCAGGCGTTGCGCCTGTGGGCCGATCAGGCCCTGGCACGCGGCCAATCCAACCTGCTCGACAGCGCCGTGCCGGCCTTCGAGCGCATCATGATCGAGACCGCCCTCAAGCACACCGCAGGCCGTCGCCGCGATGCCGCCCTGTTGCTGGGCTGGGGCCGCAATACCCTGACGCGCAAGATCAAGGAACTGGGCATGAAGGTCGACGGCGGGGATGACGACGACAGCGACGACTGA
- a CDS encoding DUF2076 domain-containing protein, protein MNSEERTLIDGLFSRLHDAERQSAARDAEADAHIAEHVARQPAAPYYMAQTILIQEAALKRQDQRVKELEAQLAEMQQQRPSSGGFLSGLFGGGARDAQPQPSSRPDGWGQTRFSQGAAASDPRPAQPAALPGQGGGFMRGALQTAAGVAGGVMMADMLSGLFHHGSPTEIVEVVEPPLQQDPGNFDAGSPGDSYADDSYFDGGDFFDGGDDSFFS, encoded by the coding sequence ATGAATTCCGAAGAACGAACCCTGATCGATGGCCTGTTCTCGCGTTTGCACGACGCCGAGCGGCAGAGCGCTGCCCGCGATGCCGAGGCCGATGCGCATATCGCCGAGCATGTCGCGCGCCAGCCGGCGGCACCTTATTACATGGCGCAGACCATCCTGATTCAGGAGGCGGCACTCAAGCGCCAGGATCAGCGGGTCAAGGAGCTGGAAGCGCAACTGGCCGAGATGCAGCAACAACGCCCCAGCAGCGGCGGCTTTCTTTCCGGTTTGTTCGGTGGTGGTGCGCGTGATGCTCAGCCGCAGCCGAGCTCGCGCCCGGACGGCTGGGGGCAAACGCGCTTTTCCCAGGGCGCTGCCGCCAGCGACCCGCGACCGGCGCAACCGGCTGCACTGCCGGGGCAGGGTGGTGGTTTCATGCGCGGTGCCTTGCAGACGGCGGCCGGTGTGGCCGGTGGTGTGATGATGGCCGATATGCTCAGCGGCCTGTTCCATCACGGCAGCCCGACGGAGATCGTCGAGGTGGTCGAGCCTCCGCTGCAGCAGGATCCCGGCAATTTCGATGCGGGTTCGCCAGGCGACAGCTATGCCGATGACAGCTACTTCGACGGTGGTGATTTCTTCGACGGTGGTGACGACAGCTTTTTCAGCTAA
- a CDS encoding NINE protein, which translates to MQRQDTHSKLIGYLLWIFGFLGSHRFYYGKPVTGTIWFFTLGLLFIGWIIDLFLIPAMDREADLRFTAGEIDYNVAWILLTFLGVFGVHRMYQGKWITGIIYLLTGGLFLVGVLYDFWTLNTQISIKNAQRG; encoded by the coding sequence ATGCAACGACAGGACACGCACAGCAAGCTGATCGGCTACCTGCTGTGGATATTCGGTTTTCTCGGTTCGCACCGCTTCTACTACGGCAAACCGGTGACCGGCACCATCTGGTTCTTCACCCTGGGCCTGCTGTTCATCGGCTGGATCATCGACCTGTTCCTGATTCCGGCGATGGATCGCGAGGCCGACCTGCGTTTCACCGCCGGTGAGATCGACTACAACGTGGCCTGGATACTGCTGACCTTCCTCGGCGTGTTCGGCGTGCACCGCATGTACCAGGGCAAATGGATCACCGGAATCATCTATCTGCTGACCGGCGGCCTGTTTCTGGTTGGCGTGCTCTATGACTTCTGGACACTCAATACGCAAATTTCCATCAAGAACGCTCAGCGCGGCTGA
- a CDS encoding putative DNA modification/repair radical SAM protein translates to MQLIEKLTILADAAKYDASCASSGAPKRSSKGKAGIGSTNGMGICHSYTPDGRCVALLKILLTNFCLYDCQYCINRRSSDVPRARFSPEEVVTLTLDFYKRNCVSGLFLSSGIIRSADYTMEQLIRVAKLLRREHQFRGYIHLKTIPDAAPELIAEAGLYADRLSVNIELPTETSLLRLAPEKNVGSIHQAMQHIHLGEREAKEERRAPRFAPAGQSTQMIVGADATDDSTILHNAQTLYSDYRLRRVYYSAFSPIPQSPKTVPFEAPPLLREHRLYQADFLMRGYGFSATELLAGPGNLALDIDPKLAWALANREQFPVDLNRADESLIARVPGIGVLSARRLGALRRERRIRYEDLTRLRCVLEKAKPFIVTQDYRPPRAEHESMVLRQQLRDTPAQMALW, encoded by the coding sequence ATGCAACTGATCGAAAAGCTCACCATCCTCGCCGACGCCGCCAAATACGACGCCTCTTGCGCCAGCAGCGGCGCACCGAAACGCAGCTCCAAGGGCAAGGCAGGAATCGGCTCGACCAATGGCATGGGCATCTGCCACAGCTACACACCGGACGGGCGTTGCGTGGCGCTGCTGAAGATCCTGCTGACCAACTTCTGCCTGTACGACTGCCAGTACTGCATCAACCGTCGCTCCAGCGATGTGCCTCGGGCGCGCTTCTCCCCCGAGGAAGTGGTGACCCTGACCCTGGACTTCTACAAACGCAACTGCGTCAGCGGCCTGTTCCTCAGCTCCGGCATCATCCGCTCCGCCGACTACACCATGGAGCAGTTGATCCGTGTCGCCAAGCTGCTGCGCCGGGAGCACCAGTTCCGTGGCTACATTCACCTCAAGACCATCCCCGACGCCGCGCCGGAGCTGATCGCCGAGGCCGGCCTGTATGCCGACCGCCTCAGCGTCAATATCGAACTGCCCACCGAGACCAGCCTGCTGCGCCTGGCGCCGGAGAAGAACGTTGGTAGCATTCACCAGGCCATGCAGCACATTCACCTGGGTGAGCGCGAGGCCAAGGAAGAGCGCCGTGCGCCGCGCTTCGCCCCAGCCGGGCAGAGCACGCAGATGATCGTCGGCGCCGACGCCACCGACGACAGCACCATCCTGCACAACGCGCAGACGCTTTACAGCGACTATCGCCTGCGCCGCGTCTACTACTCGGCCTTCAGCCCCATCCCGCAAAGCCCGAAGACGGTGCCCTTCGAGGCGCCGCCATTGCTACGCGAACACCGTCTGTATCAGGCCGACTTCCTCATGCGCGGTTATGGCTTCAGCGCCACGGAGCTGCTGGCTGGCCCCGGTAACCTGGCGCTGGACATCGATCCCAAGCTGGCCTGGGCGCTGGCCAATCGCGAGCAATTTCCCGTCGACCTGAACCGCGCCGATGAGTCCTTGATCGCCCGCGTGCCTGGCATCGGCGTGCTCAGTGCGCGGCGCCTGGGTGCGCTGCGGCGTGAGCGACGCATCCGCTATGAAGACCTTACCCGCCTGCGCTGCGTACTAGAGAAGGCCAAACCCTTCATCGTCACCCAGGACTACCGCCCACCGCGCGCCGAACACGAATCCATGGTGCTGCGCCAGCAACTGCGCGACACCCCGGCACAGATGGCGCTGTGGTGA
- a CDS encoding TIGR03915 family putative DNA repair protein, with protein MHSLRFDGTFATWRQAARRALLQGLAPHQVQWLDEESAPGLFDEAAERAPEPSGRLRVSPELLDLLESAAQYRGDERWSLLYRVLWRFVQGERSAILAGDPDGSELQRRLKAVRREAHHLHAFVRFQPCKTEGAPDFVAWFEPAHDILASASGHFAERLGKHSWLIATPRDGVLWDGQHLQHERRCPAQWQAWAQQPEDDGQALWRAYYGSTFNPARLNRTVLQQHLPLRFWKHLPEGPLIPQLMSEARAGAQRDGQALVLVGRKGKRIARMNEGDASRPPSGSVSGNDAPDLPR; from the coding sequence ATGCACAGCCTGCGCTTCGACGGCACCTTCGCCACCTGGCGCCAGGCAGCACGCCGCGCCTTGCTGCAGGGGCTGGCGCCGCATCAGGTGCAATGGCTGGACGAAGAAAGCGCGCCCGGCCTGTTCGATGAAGCGGCCGAGCGCGCACCGGAGCCCAGCGGCCGCCTGCGCGTTTCTCCCGAGTTGCTGGACCTATTGGAAAGCGCCGCGCAATACCGTGGCGACGAGCGCTGGAGCCTGCTGTACCGGGTGCTCTGGCGCTTCGTGCAGGGCGAGCGCAGCGCCATCCTGGCCGGCGACCCCGACGGCAGCGAGCTGCAGCGCCGGCTCAAGGCCGTGCGCCGTGAAGCGCACCACCTGCACGCCTTCGTCCGCTTCCAGCCGTGCAAGACCGAAGGCGCGCCGGACTTCGTCGCCTGGTTCGAGCCGGCGCACGACATCCTCGCCTCGGCCAGCGGCCACTTCGCCGAACGCCTGGGCAAGCACAGTTGGTTGATCGCCACCCCACGCGATGGCGTGCTCTGGGATGGCCAGCACCTGCAGCACGAGCGGCGCTGCCCGGCGCAGTGGCAAGCCTGGGCACAACAGCCCGAGGATGACGGCCAGGCGCTATGGCGCGCCTACTACGGCAGCACCTTCAACCCGGCACGCCTCAATCGCACGGTGCTGCAGCAGCATCTACCGCTACGCTTCTGGAAACATCTGCCGGAAGGGCCGCTGATCCCGCAGTTGATGAGCGAGGCACGCGCCGGCGCGCAGCGCGACGGCCAGGCTCTGGTGCTGGTCGGCAGGAAGGGCAAACGCATTGCCCGAATGAACGAAGGGGACGCATCGCGTCCCCCGTCTGGCAGCGTCAGCGGAAACGACGCCCCGGATCTTCCTCGCTGA
- a CDS encoding PilT/PilU family type 4a pilus ATPase, producing MEFEKLLRLMVEKGGSDLFITTGVPPSMKVNGKIMPVTKNPMTPEQARETVLGVMNDAQRRDFAEHHECNFAISARGIGRFRVSAFYQRNLVGMVLRRIETNIPTLDDLKLPEVLKKLSMTKRGLVLFVGATGTGKSTSLAAMIGYRNRNSSGHIISIEDPIEYIHQHQSCIVTQREVGIDTDSFEVALKNTLRQAPDVIMIGEVRTRETMDHAVAFAETGHLCLATLHANNANQALDRIINFFPPDRHNQVWMDLSLNLKAIVAQQLVPTPDGKGRRAVIEVLINTPLAADLIRKGEIHELKSLMKRSTEQGMQTFDQALYNLYTQGEITYEDALLYADSANDLRLMIKLGSETDGDHLTSMAQGLSLEISEEDPGRRFR from the coding sequence ATGGAATTCGAGAAGCTGCTGCGTCTGATGGTGGAAAAGGGTGGTTCGGATCTGTTCATCACCACCGGTGTGCCGCCTTCGATGAAGGTCAATGGCAAGATCATGCCGGTGACCAAGAACCCCATGACCCCGGAGCAGGCTCGCGAAACCGTGCTGGGGGTGATGAACGATGCCCAGCGCCGCGATTTCGCCGAGCACCACGAGTGCAACTTCGCCATCAGCGCGCGCGGCATCGGCCGCTTCCGTGTCAGTGCCTTCTACCAGCGCAACCTGGTGGGCATGGTGCTGCGCCGCATCGAAACCAACATTCCCACCCTCGACGACCTCAAGCTGCCGGAAGTCCTCAAGAAACTGTCGATGACCAAGCGCGGCCTGGTGTTGTTCGTCGGTGCCACCGGCACGGGTAAATCCACCTCGCTGGCGGCGATGATCGGCTACCGTAACCGCAACAGCAGTGGCCATATCATTTCCATCGAGGATCCGATCGAGTACATCCACCAGCACCAGAGTTGCATCGTCACCCAGCGTGAGGTGGGCATCGACACCGACTCCTTCGAGGTGGCGCTGAAGAACACCCTGCGCCAGGCGCCGGACGTCATCATGATCGGCGAGGTGCGTACCCGCGAAACCATGGATCACGCCGTGGCCTTCGCCGAGACCGGCCACCTGTGCTTGGCCACCTTGCACGCCAACAACGCCAACCAGGCGCTGGATCGCATCATCAACTTCTTCCCACCGGATCGACACAACCAGGTGTGGATGGATTTGTCGCTCAACCTCAAGGCCATCGTCGCCCAGCAACTGGTGCCGACCCCGGACGGCAAGGGCCGTCGTGCGGTGATCGAGGTGCTGATCAACACGCCGCTGGCCGCCGACCTGATCCGCAAGGGCGAGATCCACGAACTCAAGAGCCTGATGAAGCGCTCCACCGAGCAGGGCATGCAGACCTTCGATCAGGCGCTGTACAACCTCTACACCCAGGGCGAGATTACCTACGAGGACGCGCTGCTCTATGCCGACTCGGCCAACGACCTGCGCCTGATGATCAAGCTGGGCTCGGAAACCGATGGCGACCACCTGACGAGCATGGCGCAGGGCCTGTCGCTGGAGATCAGCGAGGAAGATCCGGGGCGTCGTTTCCGCTGA
- a CDS encoding type IV pilus twitching motility protein PilT, producing MDITELLAFSAKQGASDLHLSAGLPPMIRVDGDVRRINLPPLDHKQVHALIYDIMNDKQRKDYEEFLETDFSFEVPGVARFRVNAFNQNRGAGAVFRTIPSKVLTMDDLGMGEVFRKITDVPRGLVLVTGPTGSGKSTTLAAMLDYLNSNKYHHILTIEDPIEFVHESKKCLVNQREVHRDTHGFSEALRSALREDPDIILVGEMRDLETIRLALTAAETGHLVFGTLHTTSAAKTIDRVVDVFPAEEKSMVRSMLSESLQAVISQTLLKKIGGGRVAAHEIMIGTPAIRNLIREDKVAQMYSAIQTGGALGMQTLDACLKTLVAKGLVSRDSAREKAKSPENL from the coding sequence ATGGATATTACCGAGCTGCTTGCCTTCAGCGCCAAGCAAGGCGCGTCGGATTTGCACCTCTCGGCCGGTTTGCCGCCGATGATCCGCGTCGACGGCGACGTGCGCCGCATCAACCTGCCACCGCTGGATCACAAGCAGGTGCACGCGCTGATCTACGACATCATGAACGACAAGCAGCGCAAGGATTACGAGGAATTCCTCGAGACCGACTTCTCCTTCGAGGTGCCGGGTGTCGCACGCTTCCGGGTCAACGCCTTCAATCAGAACCGGGGCGCCGGTGCGGTGTTCCGTACCATTCCGTCCAAGGTGCTGACCATGGACGACCTGGGCATGGGTGAGGTATTCCGCAAGATCACCGACGTGCCGCGCGGCCTGGTGCTGGTCACCGGCCCCACCGGCTCGGGCAAGTCGACCACCCTGGCGGCGATGCTCGACTACCTCAATAGCAACAAGTACCACCATATCCTCACCATCGAAGACCCCATCGAATTCGTCCACGAGTCGAAGAAGTGCCTGGTCAACCAGCGCGAGGTGCACCGCGACACCCATGGTTTCTCCGAAGCCCTGCGCTCGGCGCTGCGGGAAGACCCGGACATCATCCTGGTGGGCGAGATGCGTGACCTGGAGACCATCCGCCTGGCGCTGACCGCGGCGGAAACCGGCCACCTGGTATTCGGCACCCTGCACACCACCTCCGCGGCCAAGACCATCGACCGCGTGGTCGACGTGTTCCCCGCCGAGGAAAAATCCATGGTGCGCTCGATGCTGTCCGAATCGCTGCAGGCGGTGATCTCGCAGACCCTGCTGAAGAAGATCGGTGGTGGTCGCGTGGCGGCCCACGAAATCATGATCGGTACGCCGGCCATCCGTAACCTGATCCGTGAGGACAAGGTGGCGCAGATGTATTCGGCGATCCAGACTGGAGGCGCGCTGGGTATGCAGACCCTCGATGCCTGCCTCAAGACCCTGGTGGCCAAGGGCCTGGTCAGCCGCGACAGCGCGCGGGAAAAGGCCAAGAGTCCGGAAAACTTATAG
- a CDS encoding YggS family pyridoxal phosphate-dependent enzyme — translation MSTIAENIAKVGARIREAAQASQRDFAGIGLLAVSKTKPAEAIREAHAAGIRDFGENYLQEALEKQATLSDLPLIWHFIGPIQSNKTRPIAEHFDWVHSVDRLKIAQRLSDQRPAHLPALNICLQVNVSGEQSKSGCSPAELAELAQAVAALPNLHLRGLMAIPEPTDDVAAQHAAFARLRQLRDDLALNLDTLSMGMSHDLEAAIAEGATWVRIGTALFGARDYGQPTH, via the coding sequence ATGTCCACGATAGCAGAGAATATTGCAAAGGTCGGAGCGCGCATCCGTGAGGCGGCGCAAGCATCGCAGCGCGATTTTGCAGGGATCGGCCTGCTCGCGGTGAGCAAGACCAAACCCGCCGAGGCCATTCGCGAGGCGCATGCCGCCGGTATCCGCGACTTCGGCGAGAACTACCTGCAGGAAGCACTGGAAAAACAGGCCACCTTGAGTGACCTGCCCTTGATCTGGCACTTCATCGGCCCCATTCAGTCGAACAAGACCCGGCCCATCGCCGAGCATTTCGACTGGGTACATTCGGTGGATCGCCTGAAAATCGCCCAACGCCTGTCCGACCAACGCCCTGCGCACCTGCCCGCGCTGAATATCTGCCTGCAGGTCAATGTCAGCGGTGAGCAGAGCAAATCCGGCTGCAGCCCTGCAGAGCTGGCGGAGCTGGCCCAAGCCGTGGCCGCTCTGCCCAACCTGCATCTGCGCGGGCTGATGGCGATACCCGAACCCACCGATGATGTCGCCGCGCAGCACGCTGCCTTCGCCCGTCTGCGCCAGTTGCGTGACGACCTGGCGCTGAACCTCGATACCCTGTCCATGGGCATGAGCCATGACCTGGAAGCCGCCATCGCCGAAGGCGCCACCTGGGTACGCATCGGCACCGCCCTGTTCGGCGCCCGCGACTATGGCCAGCCCACTCACTGA
- the proC gene encoding pyrroline-5-carboxylate reductase yields the protein MSNPIIAFVGAGNMAASLIGGLRAQGVAASAIRASEPGSEQRARLQQEQGIATFADNAEAIKGADLIVLAVKPQVMKVVCLDLAAHLTPNQVIVSIAAGISCASLEKWLGERPVVRCMPNTPALLRQGVSGLFANPRVSAEQKAQAEQVLSAVGLALWLDEESQLDAVTAVSGSGPAYFFLLIEAMTAAGERLGLPHETAARLSIHTALGAARMASESDVDAGELRRRVTSPNGTTEAAIKTFQAGGFEALVQQALDAAANRSAELAEQLG from the coding sequence ATGAGCAACCCGATCATCGCCTTCGTCGGCGCCGGCAACATGGCCGCCAGCCTGATTGGCGGCCTGCGCGCCCAGGGCGTGGCGGCCAGTGCCATCCGCGCCAGCGAGCCTGGCAGCGAACAACGCGCACGGCTGCAGCAGGAACAGGGCATCGCCACCTTCGCCGACAACGCCGAAGCCATCAAAGGCGCCGACCTGATCGTGCTGGCGGTAAAGCCGCAGGTCATGAAGGTAGTGTGCCTGGATCTGGCCGCACACCTCACACCGAACCAGGTAATAGTCTCCATCGCCGCCGGCATCAGTTGCGCCAGCCTGGAGAAATGGCTGGGCGAGCGCCCTGTGGTGCGCTGCATGCCCAACACACCGGCGCTGCTGCGCCAAGGCGTATCCGGCCTGTTCGCCAACCCGCGCGTCAGCGCCGAGCAGAAGGCGCAGGCCGAGCAGGTGCTTAGCGCGGTCGGCCTGGCCCTGTGGCTGGACGAGGAAAGCCAGCTCGATGCCGTCACCGCCGTTTCCGGCAGCGGCCCGGCCTACTTCTTCCTGCTGATCGAGGCCATGACCGCAGCCGGCGAACGACTCGGCCTGCCACATGAGACCGCCGCCCGCCTGAGCATCCACACCGCCCTGGGCGCCGCACGCATGGCCAGCGAAAGCGACGTGGACGCCGGCGAGCTGCGCCGCCGCGTCACCTCGCCGAACGGAACCACCGAAGCGGCGATCAAAACCTTCCAGGCCGGCGGCTTCGAGGCGCTGGTACAACAGGCACTCGATGCCGCCGCCAACCGTTCGGCCGAACTGGCCGAGCAACTGGGCTAG
- a CDS encoding YggT family protein, whose translation MSGLIEALIYIIQTLGSLYLLIVLLRFILQLVRADFYNPLSQFIVKATQPLLTPLRRIIPGIAGLDLASLILAIVVQLLLMIVTLTLMGYNVGGFILQLLVWSMIGVTSLFLKVFFFALIISVILSWVAPGSYNPGAQLVNQICEPLLAPFRRLLPNLGGLDISPIFAFIAINLADRFIIGGLAAYTGLPPMLSPFL comes from the coding sequence ATGTCCGGACTCATCGAAGCCCTCATCTACATCATCCAGACCCTCGGCAGCCTGTACCTGCTGATCGTGCTGCTGCGCTTCATCTTGCAACTGGTGCGCGCCGACTTCTACAACCCGCTCAGCCAGTTCATCGTCAAGGCCACGCAGCCGCTGCTGACGCCGCTGCGCCGCATCATCCCCGGCATCGCCGGGCTGGATCTGGCCTCGCTGATCCTGGCCATCGTGGTGCAACTGCTGCTGATGATCGTCACCCTGACCCTGATGGGCTACAACGTCGGCGGCTTCATCCTGCAGCTGCTGGTGTGGTCGATGATCGGCGTGACCTCGCTGTTCCTCAAGGTGTTCTTCTTCGCCCTGATCATCAGCGTGATCCTCTCCTGGGTCGCGCCCGGTAGCTACAACCCCGGCGCACAACTGGTGAACCAGATCTGCGAACCGCTGCTGGCGCCCTTCCGCCGCCTGCTGCCTAATCTGGGCGGCCTGGATATATCGCCGATCTTCGCCTTCATCGCCATCAACCTGGCGGATCGCTTCATCATCGGCGGCCTGGCGGCCTATACCGGCCTGCCGCCCATGCTCAGCCCCTTCCTCTGA
- a CDS encoding DUF167 domain-containing protein: protein MSFYRWDGEDLILDCHLQPKASKDEFAGLHGERLKIRLTAPPVEGKANAHLQAFLAKAFGVAKSQVSLESGELNRQKRLRIRAPRCLPSLPGLQRP from the coding sequence ATGAGTTTCTACCGCTGGGACGGCGAGGATCTGATCCTCGACTGCCACCTGCAGCCCAAGGCGAGCAAGGACGAGTTCGCCGGGCTGCACGGTGAGCGGCTGAAGATCCGCCTCACCGCCCCGCCCGTGGAGGGCAAGGCCAACGCCCACCTGCAGGCCTTCCTGGCCAAGGCCTTCGGCGTCGCCAAGAGCCAGGTGAGCCTGGAAAGCGGCGAGCTCAACCGGCAGAAACGCCTGCGCATCCGCGCCCCCCGCTGCCTGCCCTCCCTGCCTGGTCTGCAGCGCCCCTGA